The Vicia villosa cultivar HV-30 ecotype Madison, WI linkage group LG1, Vvil1.0, whole genome shotgun sequence genome includes a region encoding these proteins:
- the LOC131607949 gene encoding uncharacterized protein LOC131607949 gives MEDQQQNPFFIHHLDHPGLVLVSHLLTEENYPSWRRAMLIALCAKNKIGFVDGSIPQPSDVSKELTASIIYASTAASIWNDLQERFLHNNGPHLFQLRKDFITCTQGTLSVGAYYSKIKGIWEELAKFRPRYQCVCGGVNPLIEHINHEYVLTFLLGLNESFNPIHSQILLMDSLPSVSRVFSLVIQEEKQHVVNAITSENTETLAYAVNDSNGVKSKNGKKDSVIR, from the exons ATGGAAGATCAACAGCAGAATCCTTTCTTCATTCATCATTTAGATCACCCAGGACTTGTTCTTGTTTCCCATCTTTTGACGGAAGAAAATTATCCGTCGTGGCGCCGCGCAATGCTCATTGCTCTCTGTGCGAAGAACAAAATTGGCTTCGTCGATGGATCGATTCCGCAACCTTCAGATG TTTCGAAAGAACTCACCGCTAGCATCATCTATGCCTCCACTGCGGCGTCGATTTGGAATGATCTTCAAGAACGTTTTCTGCATAACAACGGTCCACACCTCTTTCAATTGCGCAAGGACTTCATCACCTGCACACAAGGTACTCTCTCTGTTGGTGCCTACTACTCAAAGATCAAAGGTATTTGGGAAGAACTTGCTAAATTTCGTCCTCGTTATCAATGCGTTTGCGGCGGTGTTAATCCTTTGATTGAGCACATCAACCATGAGTATGTTCTCACATTCTTGCTGGGTTTGAATGAGAGCTTCAATCCCATTCATAGTCAGATCCTCCTCATGGATTCTTTACCTTCAGTTAGTCGGGTTTTCTCACTAGTGATTCAAGAAGAGAAACAACATGTGGTTAATGCCATTACCAGTGAGAACACTGAAACCCTAGCTTATGCTGTCAATGATTCCAATGGTGTCAAGTCCAAAAATGGGAAGAAggatagtgtaatacggtga